One window of the Acaryochloris sp. CCMEE 5410 genome contains the following:
- a CDS encoding RrF2 family transcriptional regulator, whose product MKLTTRGHYSVKALLDLSLQPNFGPASVNAIAQRQSLPAPYLEKLLIELRQAGLVRSVRGSKGGYQLARPPVQISLGHILEAVGETVEPFTEQSAATQQAEDWVTLTLWKRLHQKLKESLYSISLEDLYFDARSWQAAQGAETSFVV is encoded by the coding sequence GTGAAGTTAACTACGAGGGGACACTACAGTGTAAAGGCGTTGCTGGATTTGAGTTTGCAGCCTAATTTTGGACCGGCATCGGTGAATGCGATCGCACAACGGCAGTCTCTCCCAGCCCCCTATTTGGAAAAGCTGCTGATTGAGTTGCGACAAGCGGGGTTAGTGCGGTCTGTGCGGGGTTCGAAAGGAGGCTATCAGTTGGCACGCCCTCCGGTGCAAATTTCCCTGGGCCATATCTTGGAGGCGGTGGGAGAAACGGTTGAACCCTTTACGGAACAGTCGGCTGCAACCCAGCAGGCAGAAGATTGGGTCACCCTGACCCTTTGGAAACGCCTACACCAAAAACTAAAGGAATCCCTTTACAGTATTTCCCTAGAAGATCTGTATTTTGATGCCCGTAGTTGGCAAGCTGCCCAGGGCGCAGAAACTAGTTTTGTGGTCTAA
- a CDS encoding prepilin-type N-terminal cleavage/methylation domain-containing protein, whose amino-acid sequence MKTKFSIKQAIYQKRTSQGFTLPELLVAAVISLGVVAIGGFGLVSIFRSSQVANAQNERRVELNRSLDFMATEVRHADRILLDADNEPAPPGFNTALPSGAEPVLMLKMPAFTNVQQSVVYYTAPSPNNLWLGPQVVYRWGPKHNGDGTYADPSDLANWSHEPLIDSIQDNSTSPSCPDTNWTANGNLGFGACVDSTGKMAKLFHAGVYDTPLQGSDLYTANTTVATRNSRIVTVTGRSPTNAPTVTILEKSKMDIRVLGSEITCGVGGPPINTSAAYELTLGQQISQSALSTVAPLGAQTNISVAPGTELATDGASTTGGSCSPNISVSSDNNSNRVLTLQNGDSIPDYTPYGNQLPISTITQGYIDTNQRVTIADNQVIFLFELGSGSPGDDSYDFQDIVILATITPDLSTIVAPDSSD is encoded by the coding sequence GTGAAAACTAAATTCTCTATAAAACAGGCCATTTATCAAAAACGCACCTCACAAGGATTTACACTCCCTGAGTTATTAGTTGCGGCTGTAATTAGCTTAGGCGTTGTAGCCATAGGTGGGTTTGGATTAGTCTCTATCTTCCGCTCTAGCCAAGTTGCCAACGCTCAAAATGAGAGAAGAGTCGAACTCAATCGCTCTTTAGATTTCATGGCTACCGAAGTTCGTCATGCTGACAGAATTCTTCTCGATGCAGACAACGAACCAGCTCCTCCAGGTTTTAATACCGCTTTACCCAGTGGAGCTGAGCCAGTTCTTATGCTGAAAATGCCAGCTTTTACTAATGTCCAGCAGTCAGTCGTTTATTACACCGCTCCATCCCCTAACAACTTATGGTTAGGTCCCCAAGTAGTGTATAGATGGGGACCAAAGCACAATGGTGATGGCACCTATGCAGATCCATCCGACCTAGCTAACTGGAGTCATGAACCACTGATTGATTCCATTCAGGACAATAGTACTTCTCCTAGCTGCCCAGACACAAACTGGACTGCGAATGGCAACTTGGGGTTTGGAGCTTGTGTAGATTCCACAGGCAAAATGGCTAAACTGTTTCATGCTGGAGTGTACGATACTCCATTGCAGGGTTCTGATCTCTATACCGCTAACACAACAGTTGCAACCCGTAATTCGCGGATTGTTACCGTAACAGGTCGTTCTCCCACCAATGCCCCCACAGTAACGATCTTAGAAAAATCTAAGATGGATATTAGGGTCTTAGGGAGTGAAATAACTTGTGGTGTAGGCGGCCCCCCCATCAATACTTCAGCAGCTTATGAACTCACTCTTGGCCAGCAAATCAGCCAATCTGCGCTCTCAACAGTGGCTCCTTTAGGTGCGCAAACGAATATCTCAGTAGCGCCCGGAACTGAATTAGCCACTGATGGTGCATCAACCACTGGTGGATCATGTTCTCCAAACATTTCTGTATCATCGGACAATAATTCTAATCGTGTTTTAACACTACAGAATGGGGATTCAATTCCGGACTATACACCTTACGGTAATCAGTTACCTATTTCTACAATTACTCAAGGCTATATTGATACCAACCAAAGGGTGACCATTGCCGACAACCAAGTTATTTTTCTATTTGAATTAGGCAGTGGTAGCCCCGGTGATGATTCCTATGATTTTCAAGATATAGTCATTCTTGCAACCATCACTCCAGATTTATCAACGATAGTCGCCCCAGATTCTTCAGACTAA
- a CDS encoding Tfp pilus assembly protein FimT/FimU, with translation MILPQYQHKSSGFSLPEVLAIVVISGIFAALAAPSFLGWINNKRIEDVSKQVEGALKEAQATAIRTSQQCSLSISSSSITANPQSCLPTGTRDLTQLGGGTSPSAVTLIAATNDDIQFSPKGSTFSGNVLVFFHPDQSQGMRCLAITAGIGIIRMGEFRGNHPPTTAQADASNCHSS, from the coding sequence ATGATATTGCCTCAATATCAGCACAAAAGCTCTGGGTTTTCATTGCCTGAAGTCCTAGCGATCGTAGTGATTTCAGGCATATTTGCTGCCCTAGCAGCTCCTAGCTTTTTAGGCTGGATCAACAACAAAAGAATAGAAGATGTTTCCAAACAAGTAGAGGGAGCCCTAAAAGAAGCCCAAGCAACCGCCATTCGCACCAGTCAACAATGTAGCCTTAGCATTAGTAGTTCTTCTATCACAGCCAATCCTCAAAGCTGCTTACCAACAGGAACACGGGATTTAACACAACTGGGTGGAGGCACAAGTCCCTCTGCTGTCACTTTGATCGCTGCAACCAACGACGATATACAGTTTTCCCCGAAAGGATCGACCTTTTCCGGTAATGTCTTAGTGTTTTTCCATCCCGATCAATCTCAAGGGATGCGTTGTCTAGCGATTACTGCAGGAATTGGAATTATTAGAATGGGTGAATTTAGAGGAAATCATCCACCCACTACCGCCCAGGCAGACGCAAGTAATTGCCATTCATCATAA